A stretch of the Hippoglossus hippoglossus isolate fHipHip1 chromosome 1, fHipHip1.pri, whole genome shotgun sequence genome encodes the following:
- the nsmce1 gene encoding non-structural maintenance of chromosomes element 1 homolog: MSRDMSQQMGDSHRRLLQCMMANGIVDEQRAQTLYKHCCETHTTQYNADKLDSFIDTINSKLQPMFMQIRKGMSEDDGQQYYALVNMANTDVTRMSSDYADNELELFRKTMDLIVGSENGKASSTDILNSADTLTTKKLKKSETEHLLNRLVHDQWLNEKRGEYTLSTRCIIEMEPYIRTMHQDQVKVCQICHNIALQSQICENPVCGIKIHTPCVARYFKGRSEPRCPACEDFWPHEIPEIRRPRSQSKR; encoded by the exons ATG TCCAGAGATATGTCCCAGCAGATGGGAGACAGCCATCGGAGGCTTCTACAATGCATGATGGCCAATGGCATTGTGGATGAGCAAAGAGCACAGACACTTTACAAGCAttgctgtgaaacacacacca ctcAGTACAATGCTGACAAACTGGACAGTTTCATCGATACCATCAACTCAAAGCTGCAGCCCATGTTCATGCAGATTAGAAAAGGGATGTCTGAAGATGATGGTCAACAATACTACGCCCTG GTGAACATGGCTAACACTGACGTCACCAGGATGTCATCAGATTATGCCGACAACGAGCTGGAGCTGTTCAGGAAAACG ATGGACCTGATCGTGGGCTCTGAGAATGGCAAGGCCTCCTCCACCGACATCCTGAACAGTGCAGACACCCTGACCACcaagaagctgaagaagagcGAGACGGAGCACCTGTTGAACCGACTGGTGCATGACCAATGGCTCAATGAG AAACGGGGTGAATACACCTTGTCCACCAGATGTATCATAGAGATGGAGCCATACATCCGCACAATGCACCAAGACCAGGTCAAAGTTTGTCAAATCTGTCACAACATCGCTCTCCAG aGCCAAATCTGTGAAAATCCTGTGTGTGGCATAAAGATACACACACCGTGTGTGGCCAGATACTTTAAAGGAAGATCCGAGCCGCGGTGTCCAGCTTGTGAGGACTTCTGGCCTCATGAAATCCCTG AAATCAGACGACCCAGGTCTCAATCCAAGAGATAA
- the LOC117769806 gene encoding trace amine-associated receptor 13c-like, whose amino-acid sequence MDGLEAAELCYPQLLNSSCRGFPRPRTEALLLYALLSSITVLTIALNLLVIISISHFRQLHTPTNLLLLSLAVSDLLVGLLVMPVEMVRFIESCWLLGEVMCALSYIIGFTLTSASVGNMVLISIDRYVAICHPLHYNNKITRSRIEVCVCLCWACSLLYSGLILKDHLRQPDRYSSCYGECVVVINFVSGAVDLVFTFIGPCSSIIVLYMRVFVVAVSQARALRSHITAVAGASVPVRAKRSERKAARTLGVVILVFLMTFCPYYYPSLVGEDTSNSALAWPIVSWLLYFNSCLNPLIYAFFYPWFRKSIKIIVTLKILKQQSSQASVL is encoded by the coding sequence ATGGATGGTCTGGAGGCTGCAGAGCTCTGCTACCCTCAGCTCCTCAACTCCTCCTGCAGGGGATTTCCTCGTCCTCGCACGGAGGCCCTCCTCCTCTACGCGCTGCTCTCCTCCATTACCGTGCTCACGATAGCCCTCAACCTGCTGgtcatcatctccatctctcactTCCGCCAGCTCCACACCCCCACCAACCTGCTCCTGCTCTCCCTGGCCGTCTCAGACCTCCTCGTGGGGCTGCTGGTGATGCCGGTGGAGATGGTGAGATTCATAGAAAGCTGCTGGCTGCTGGGCGAGGTCATGTGCGCCCTGTCCTACATCATCGGCTTCACTCTCACCTCGGCCTCTGTGGGGAACATGGTGCTCATCTCCATCGACCGTTACGTGGCCATTTGTCACCCTCTGcactacaacaacaaaatcactCGCAGCAGAatcgaggtgtgtgtgtgtctgtgctgggCCTGCTCGCTCCTCTACAGCGGGCTGATCCTGAAGGACCACCTCAGGCAGCCAGACAGATACAGCTCCTGCTACGGGGAGTGTGTGGTGGTGATCAACTTTGTCTCCGGTGCGGTCGACCTGGTGTTCACGTTCATTGGCCCGTGCTCGAGCATCATCGTACTGTACATGAGAGTGTTTGTTGTGGCGGTGTCTCAGGCTCGCGCCTTGCGGTCTCATATTACAGCTGTTGCAGGTGCTTCAGTGCCGGTCAGGGCAAAGAGGTCAGAGAGGAAAGCAGCCAGGACTCTGGGTGTGGTCATACTGGTGTTTTTGATGACCTTCTGTCCGTACTATTACCCGTCTCTTGTGGGAGAGGACACCTCAAACAGTGCGTTAGCTTGGCCCATCGTGTCCTGGCTCCTGTATTTTAATTCCTGTTTGAATCCACTCATTTATGCCTTTTTCTATCCCTGGTTTAGAAAATCAATCAAGATAATTGTCACCCTAAAGATATTGAAACAGCAATCCTCTCAGGCAAGTGTACTCTAA
- the vps37a gene encoding vacuolar protein sorting-associated protein 37A, with amino-acid sequence MNWLFPLSKGSGPLPPLNSLQQQRQRQVESLKAAHPSLAEIQKDVEYRIPFTVNNSTITVNILLPPQFPQEKPVVSVYPPVGHHLVDSNNGTLINSPLITNFGMHSDLGKVIQSLLDEFWKSPPALMSTGAAGFPYNLYKPSIHPYPTQAFHYGHRHVGPSQTPSPGAAPMPHPGVEGSHGPPRAPAPYGLISDLPLPVPTGDFQVGLNGHMYKMPEIPESFSELSDMNLTTLSDLSENEDLLLEFFVSLPQLKQITGDKEELVTSIVGMAKKNLQMEPHLEGKRQEMLYKYEQLTQRKSDFETKTQRQHELSDSCSLSTLQARLKVAAHQAEEESEETAENFLEGRSEIDEFLASFMEKRTLCHSRRAKEEKLQQSINTHGQFPTSH; translated from the exons ATGAACTGGCTCTTCCCCTTGTCCAAAGGCTCCGgacctctccctcctctcaacAGCCTACAGCAACAAAGACAGCGGCAGGTCGAGTCGCTCAAAGCCGCTCACCCCAG CCTTGCAGAGATCCAAAAGGATGTGGAGTACAGAATACCATTCACAGTCAACAACTCCACCATTACTGTCAACAT tctgCTACCTCCTCAGTTCCCTCAGGAGAAGCCAGTGGTCAGTGTCTATCCCCCTGTTGGACATCATTTAGTTGACAGCAATAATGGCACCTTGATCAATAGTCCGCTCATCACAAAT TTTGGGATGCACTCAGATCTGGGTAAGGTCATTCAGAGTCTGTTGGACGAGTTCTGGAAAAGTCCTCCTGCCTTGATGTCCACTGGTGCTGCTGGCTTTCCATA CAATTTGTACAAGCCATCAATTCATCCTTACCCCACTCAGGCTTTCCACTATGGTCATAGACACGTGGGTCCCAGTCAGACGCCATCTCCTGGCGCAGCTCCCATGCCTCACCCAGGGGTCGAGGGTTCTCACGGGCCGCCTCGTGCTCCAGCTCCATATGGACTGATTTCTGATCTGCCACTGCCCGTACCTACAGGAGACTTCCAG gtTGGACTGAACGGACATATGTACAAGATGCCGGAAATTCCAGAGTCTTTCTCTGAACTCAGTGACATGAA TCTGACTACGCTGTCAGACCTGTCTGAAAATGAAGACTTGCTCCTGGAGTTCTTTGTGAGTTTGCCACAGCTCAAGCAGATCACAGGCGACAAAGAAGAGCTGGTCACCAGCATAGTGGGCATGGCTA AGAAAAACCTTCAGATGGAGCCACATTTGGAAGGGAAACGGCAAGAAATGCTTTACAAG TATGAACAGCTAACTCAGAGGAAGTCGGACTTTGAGACGAAGACGCAGAGACAGCATGAACTCAGTGAT AGTTGCAGTCTTAGTACTTTACAGGCTCGGTTAAAAGTTGCGGCCCACCAGGCTgaggaggagtcagaggagACGGCTGAAAACTTCCTGGAGGGACGTTCAGAAATAGACGAATTCCTGGCCAGCTTCATGGAGAAGAGAACG CTTTGCCACAGCAGAAGGGCCAAAGAGGAGAAGTTGCAACAGTCCATCAACACACATGGACAGTTTCCTACCAGCCACTAG
- the caly gene encoding calcyon neuron-specific vesicular protein, which produces MVKLGSNLSEKLEKQPSADDGFDNIPLITPLEVNQLQKPFADKIIVKTLTQYQLQQKKKNKLYVPNIKKLNINFYSDVSEKIKITGLILITLAFLTSLLLLLMYKAMWYDQLTCPEGFILKQKHCSPTALEMYFTEQQQQQQEEPGVHSGTNTGLYAALSHLNQVKRPGPELPSPWLPVISSLKEAEVAKQGSEPLKRALEGEE; this is translated from the exons ATGGTGAAGCTGGGCAGCAATCTGTCTGAGAAGCTGGAGAAGCAGCCGTCTGCAGACGACGGCTTTGATAACATTCCCCTCATCACGCCCCTGGAGGTCAACCAGCTACAGAAGCCGTTCGCggacaag ATCATTGTGAAGACATTGACACAgtaccagctgcagcagaagaagaaaaacaagctgtACGTGCCGAACATCAAGAAACTGAATATTAACTTCTACAGTGATGTTTCAGAGAAAATTAAG ATCACAGGTCTGATCCTCATCACTCTGGCCTTCTTGACcagcctgctcctcctgctcatGTACAAAGCAATGTGGTACGACCAACTTACCTGCCCAGAGGGTTTTATCCTCaag CAGAAGCACTGCTCCCCGACAGCTCTGGAGATGTatttcacagagcagcagcagcagcagcaggaggagccaGGCGTCCACAGCGGCACCAACACTGGGCTGTACGCTGCTCTCAGCCACCTCAACCAGGTCAAGAGGCCTGGACCTGAGCTGCCATCACCATGGTTACCAGTCATCAGCTCTCTAAAGGAGGCCGAGGTGGCGAAGCAAGGCAGCGAGCCGCTGAAAAGAGCgctggagggagaggagtga